One window from the genome of Trabulsiella odontotermitis encodes:
- the tssG gene encoding type VI secretion system baseplate subunit TssG, with protein MAKQRPTRPDVAKQEALPADVRSMNFYMLLESLYRRHGDSGCEPSLRTEPGKEVVLFKSDASISFPGSDLSTLERNDNGQFSLTTRFLGLSGSQSPLPGYYLDRMALESAQNEEGLKDFLDLFSHRWTQFAYHAWRKYRYYICFRNGGSDHFSQRMYALVGLGSQSIRDRLAINHSKMLAYAGVLATPGRAPEVICNLVSHCFDLPVVAIKSWQLRWVAITPSEQNRLGERTPKKKTAGHIQGKSVLGVNFTLGARVPDRSGKFLLQIGDLSMTRYLSFLPDGENHQALKMFISFLLRDQFAWDLQLCLAPDQAKGMRLGDKSSTCLGRTSFIGQPKVPPSVTLHIRE; from the coding sequence ATGGCAAAGCAGCGGCCAACACGCCCTGATGTAGCGAAGCAGGAAGCGCTACCGGCAGACGTGCGCAGCATGAATTTTTACATGCTGCTGGAGTCGCTGTATCGACGCCATGGTGATTCCGGATGTGAGCCCTCACTGCGTACCGAGCCAGGAAAGGAGGTCGTGCTTTTCAAATCTGACGCCAGTATTTCCTTTCCTGGTAGCGATTTAAGCACGCTTGAACGCAACGATAACGGGCAGTTTTCTCTGACCACAAGATTTCTCGGCTTATCCGGTAGCCAGTCGCCGTTACCGGGGTACTACCTGGACCGGATGGCGCTGGAGTCCGCTCAGAATGAAGAAGGATTAAAAGACTTTCTTGATCTATTCAGCCACCGTTGGACGCAATTTGCGTACCACGCCTGGCGTAAGTACCGCTATTACATCTGTTTTCGCAATGGGGGCTCGGATCATTTTTCGCAGCGGATGTATGCCCTTGTGGGGTTGGGGAGTCAGAGCATTCGCGACAGGCTTGCTATCAATCACAGCAAAATGCTGGCCTACGCCGGTGTACTGGCAACGCCGGGGCGCGCACCCGAGGTGATTTGTAATCTCGTCTCACACTGTTTCGATCTCCCGGTGGTTGCTATCAAAAGCTGGCAATTGCGCTGGGTTGCAATTACGCCATCTGAACAGAACCGGCTTGGTGAGCGCACACCAAAAAAGAAAACTGCAGGGCATATTCAGGGCAAGTCGGTGTTGGGTGTCAATTTTACGCTCGGCGCGCGGGTGCCGGATCGTAGCGGTAAATTCCTGCTGCAGATTGGTGACCTGTCAATGACGCGTTATCTGTCATTTTTGCCGGATGGTGAAAATCATCAGGCGCTGAAAATGTTCATCTCTTTCTTATTGCGCGACCAGTTTGCCTGGGACTTACAGCTGTGTCTGGCACCCGATCAGGCAAAAGGAATGCGGCTCGGGGACAAGTCCAGCACCTGTCTGGGAAGAACCAGTTTCATTGGTCAGCCGAAGGTGCCGCCTTCCGTAACCCTCCACATCAGGGAATAA
- the tagH gene encoding type VI secretion system-associated FHA domain protein TagH encodes MVEEKQQHNNVSLTLQVMNGNELESGRAAKCLFSADGGDIGHAGECHWAVQDRAGSIAGRACTIVQHDGAFCLRSLMPGLMINLAPVTTDAGLVRLCQGDEISLGALALKVFLHEGKRISYDEQMATPESIVTRRDSLAEALISTDGQPEYPGMQHRHQLTPTVVNGFSADPLQVLQTESLTQFSAASLQQRTVPLSDLKANGGIDNPFMDLPPVYAEPQDDETSLADMAHKHLAVTPLLRGLGSSLSVQNTQDADAFLEESGRALQAAIQGLLDLQHSQNSLSDKHLRPLEDNPLRLNLDYATALEVMFAEGKSPVHLAAPAAIRESLRNVRHHEEANRAAITEALRVMLDAFSPQSLMRRFVQYRRSHELRRELDDAGAWRMYSHYYEELASDRQQGFAMLFNEVYAQVYDRVLREKQRELDA; translated from the coding sequence GTGGTAGAAGAAAAACAACAACATAACAATGTGTCACTGACGTTGCAGGTGATGAATGGCAACGAACTGGAAAGTGGTCGTGCCGCGAAATGCCTTTTCTCCGCAGACGGGGGAGATATTGGCCATGCCGGGGAGTGCCACTGGGCGGTACAGGACCGGGCAGGTTCTATTGCTGGCCGCGCCTGCACGATTGTCCAGCATGATGGTGCATTCTGTTTACGTAGCCTGATGCCGGGATTAATGATCAATCTGGCCCCTGTAACCACCGACGCCGGACTGGTACGCCTGTGTCAGGGGGATGAAATCAGCCTTGGCGCGCTGGCGCTGAAGGTCTTTCTGCATGAAGGAAAACGCATCAGCTATGACGAGCAGATGGCGACGCCCGAAAGCATTGTTACCCGTCGCGATAGTCTGGCAGAGGCGCTGATATCCACGGATGGCCAACCTGAATATCCGGGCATGCAGCACCGTCATCAACTGACACCCACCGTGGTCAACGGTTTTTCGGCTGACCCACTTCAGGTGCTGCAGACCGAGAGCCTGACACAGTTTTCTGCGGCTTCTTTGCAACAACGCACAGTGCCATTATCCGATCTAAAAGCGAACGGGGGAATAGACAACCCGTTTATGGATCTGCCGCCAGTGTACGCCGAACCGCAGGATGACGAGACATCGCTGGCAGACATGGCGCATAAACATCTTGCCGTAACACCGTTGCTGCGCGGCTTAGGAAGTTCGCTTAGTGTGCAAAACACTCAGGACGCAGATGCCTTTCTTGAAGAGTCAGGACGCGCGCTTCAGGCCGCCATTCAAGGACTGCTCGATCTCCAGCACAGCCAGAACAGCCTGTCGGACAAACATTTGCGCCCGCTGGAAGATAACCCATTGCGCCTGAACCTTGATTACGCCACAGCGTTGGAAGTGATGTTTGCCGAGGGGAAAAGCCCGGTGCATCTGGCGGCGCCTGCGGCTATTCGCGAGAGCCTGCGCAATGTCCGCCATCATGAAGAAGCCAACCGCGCCGCCATTACCGAAGCGTTGCGTGTAATGCTCGATGCCTTCTCACCACAGAGCCTGATGCGTCGGTTTGTGCAGTATCGTCGTAGCCATGAATTGCGGCGCGAACTGGATGACGCTGGTGCCTGGCGGATGTACAGCCACTATTACGAAGAGCTGGCATCCGATCGCCAGCAGGGCTTCGCCATGCTGTTTAACGAAGTGTATGCCCAGGTGTATGACCGGGTGCTGCGTGAGAAACAGCGGGAGCTGGATGCATGA
- the tssJ gene encoding type VI secretion system lipoprotein TssJ — protein MMLKMLLISLLLMVMLTGCETAKKIGQVISDPDVQVGTLAEQPSEITVTLLTEQDTNINSDGEPAPIDVQLVYLSDDSKLQSADYDQIATTPLPDVLGKNYIEHQDFTLLPDTIKTQPPVKLDGKTQFIGVVAYFSDDQTSEWKQTESVEGTGHRYRLLVHVRQNSIEIKKEDD, from the coding sequence ATGATGTTGAAGATGCTTCTGATCAGCCTCCTGCTGATGGTCATGTTAACCGGCTGCGAAACGGCGAAAAAAATTGGCCAGGTTATCAGTGATCCTGACGTTCAGGTGGGCACGCTGGCGGAACAACCTTCGGAAATTACAGTCACTCTGCTTACCGAGCAGGATACCAATATCAATAGTGACGGAGAACCTGCCCCCATTGATGTTCAACTGGTCTATCTGAGCGATGACTCAAAACTGCAATCTGCTGATTATGACCAGATAGCCACCACACCACTGCCGGATGTACTCGGGAAAAACTATATCGAACATCAGGATTTTACCCTGCTCCCGGACACCATCAAAACCCAACCACCAGTGAAGCTGGACGGAAAAACACAGTTTATCGGTGTCGTTGCTTATTTTTCAGACGACCAGACCAGTGAATGGAAACAAACAGAATCGGTAGAAGGAACTGGGCATCGTTACCGTCTGCTGGTTCATGTGCGGCAGAACAGCATTGAGATAAAAAAAGAGGACGACTGA
- the tssK gene encoding type VI secretion system baseplate subunit TssK, with protein sequence MATMKNRVIWQEGLFALPQHFQQQQRHSDYILSERLGALENFAWGFTELSINEELLAQGKIMINRASGCMPDGTVFRIPDQDLLPAPFQPDDLATPESHNIYLALPVISDVINEIKGLRSAGQSSERYQLTLTDVRDLHTDGGDVQPLSLGQLVPKIVSGADDLSAMAILPLCRIRSRLSGGALALDESFIPTCQTVRVSTALERFVGEVQGLIVTRAADLAKRIGSPEQSGIADVAEFMMLQMLNRYQMHFSHLASLHVLHPQAFYLDLIRVLGELMTFTETSRLPCTVEPYDHRDLTQSFKTVIPELRRALNIVLRPRAQNLPLIFTEGVYLATVNDPELLQSGVFVLAVRARMPHNQLILQFTQQSKIAATDKIRNMVSVQVPGIPLRPLPAAPRQLPYHDGYVYFELEKGAATWQDVVKAGALAMHISGTFPDLDMQLWAIRG encoded by the coding sequence ATGGCAACAATGAAAAACAGAGTGATTTGGCAGGAAGGCCTGTTTGCTCTGCCGCAGCATTTTCAGCAACAGCAGCGCCATAGCGACTACATTCTGAGTGAGCGGTTGGGGGCGCTGGAGAATTTTGCCTGGGGATTTACCGAACTGTCGATCAACGAAGAGCTGCTCGCACAGGGTAAGATCATGATTAACCGTGCGTCGGGCTGCATGCCAGACGGGACAGTATTTCGTATTCCTGATCAGGATTTGCTGCCAGCGCCTTTTCAGCCTGATGATCTGGCAACGCCAGAAAGCCATAATATTTATCTCGCGCTGCCGGTTATTAGCGATGTTATCAATGAAATTAAAGGATTACGTAGCGCAGGACAAAGCTCCGAGCGCTACCAACTTACCCTGACCGACGTCCGGGATTTGCACACGGATGGAGGAGACGTACAACCGCTGTCGCTCGGCCAACTGGTGCCAAAAATTGTTAGTGGTGCGGACGATCTCAGCGCGATGGCGATATTGCCGTTATGCCGCATTCGCAGCCGGTTATCCGGCGGCGCGCTGGCGCTGGACGAAAGTTTCATTCCAACTTGCCAGACTGTTCGCGTCAGCACCGCGCTGGAGCGGTTTGTTGGAGAAGTTCAGGGGCTTATCGTCACCCGTGCCGCTGATCTGGCAAAACGTATAGGCTCTCCTGAGCAAAGTGGTATTGCAGATGTAGCGGAGTTCATGATGTTGCAGATGCTTAATCGCTATCAGATGCACTTTTCGCATTTGGCCAGTCTGCACGTCCTGCATCCACAGGCGTTTTACCTCGATTTAATCCGTGTACTGGGTGAACTGATGACTTTTACAGAAACCAGTCGTCTTCCTTGTACCGTTGAGCCTTATGATCATCGTGATCTCACGCAATCATTCAAAACCGTCATCCCTGAATTGCGACGGGCGCTAAATATTGTTCTGCGGCCTCGCGCGCAAAACCTGCCGCTGATCTTCACAGAAGGCGTTTACCTGGCGACGGTCAACGATCCGGAACTCCTGCAATCTGGGGTGTTCGTACTGGCGGTACGTGCACGAATGCCACATAACCAATTGATTCTTCAGTTTACTCAGCAGTCGAAGATCGCGGCGACCGACAAAATCCGCAATATGGTCAGCGTGCAGGTCCCGGGGATCCCGTTGCGACCGCTTCCTGCAGCCCCGCGCCAGTTACCGTATCACGATGGCTACGTCTATTTCGAACTGGAAAAAGGGGCCGCGACATGGCAGGACGTTGTGAAGGCTGGGGCACTGGCGATGCATATTTCAGGCACCTTCCCGGATCTGGATATGCAACTGTGGGCGATCAGGGGTTAA
- the icmH gene encoding type IVB secretion system protein IcmH/DotU has product MAEESVHRQYRLALRGNSLNTMIDAATPLLGMVMRLTTMNSHAMPEHLFAQVVTDVQAVEQLLQEQGYEPGVIVSFRYILCTFIDEAALGNGWSNKNEWIKQSLLVHFHNEAWGGEKVFILLERLMREPKRYQDLLEFLFLCFSIGFRGRYKVAQHSQDEFEQIYRRLHHVLYPLRGDAPFPLLHLDQKRQGGRYQLIKRMTIKHILLGGLTLLVLIYLFYLLRLDAQTQDILHQLNRLLAR; this is encoded by the coding sequence ATGGCGGAGGAAAGTGTCCATCGCCAGTATCGACTGGCGCTTCGCGGCAATAGTCTGAATACGATGATTGATGCCGCTACACCGCTGCTGGGTATGGTGATGCGACTGACCACCATGAATAGTCATGCTATGCCAGAACATCTTTTTGCGCAGGTCGTAACTGACGTGCAGGCAGTGGAACAGCTTCTCCAGGAACAGGGGTATGAGCCCGGTGTCATCGTCTCGTTCCGCTACATCCTTTGTACGTTTATTGATGAGGCGGCATTGGGGAATGGCTGGTCGAACAAAAATGAATGGATAAAGCAGTCATTGCTGGTGCATTTCCACAACGAGGCATGGGGGGGCGAAAAAGTCTTCATCCTGCTTGAGCGTCTGATGCGCGAACCAAAACGTTATCAGGATTTACTGGAATTCCTGTTTCTTTGCTTCTCCATCGGTTTTCGTGGTCGTTATAAAGTCGCGCAGCATAGTCAGGATGAATTTGAACAGATATACCGCCGTTTGCACCATGTTCTGTATCCGCTTCGTGGTGACGCACCATTTCCTCTGTTGCATCTGGACCAAAAAAGGCAGGGTGGGCGCTATCAGCTAATTAAGCGCATGACGATTAAACACATTCTGCTGGGCGGGCTCACACTGCTGGTGCTGATTTATCTCTTTTATCTGTTACGCCTTGATGCTCAGACCCAGGACATTCTTCACCAGTTAAACCGGCTTCTCGCCAGGTAA
- the tssH gene encoding type VI secretion system ATPase TssH, with the protein MIQIDLPTLVKRLNTFTKQALEMAAAECMSQQASEITVSHVLLQMLAIPRSDLRVITEQADIAIDVLRQALTVENYTTTRQVDAYPAFSPLLVEWLKDAWLLASAEMQMTDLRGGVLLLALLHTPHRYVSSQAARLLTAINRDRLQQDFSQWTQTSAESVVLNEDEHPSAMTTQGDDSLLARYAKNMTADARHGRLDPVLCRDNEIDLMIDILCRRRKNNPVVVGEAGVGKSALIEGLALRIIAGRVPDKLRNTDIMTLDLGALQAGASVKGEFEKRFKGLMAEVIQSPKPIILFIDEAHTLIGAGNQQGGLDVSNLLKPALARGELKTIAATTWSEYKKYFEKDAALSRRFQLVKVSEPNAAEATIILRGLSSVYEQSHGVLIDDDALQAAATLSERYLSGRQLPDKAIDVLDTACARVAINLSSPPKQISALTTECHQFKAEIHQLEREMRIGLRTDASRLEKIHEQYESTRMALQMLEDTWHQQQSLVQEIIALRKTLLSDTEGASNIATSEQLATLTAQLNALHDEQRLVSPHVDKKQIAAVIAEWTGVPLNRLSQNEMSVITDLPQWLGATIKGQALAISHLHKHLLTARADLRRPGRPLGAFLLVGPSGVGKTETVLQLADLLYGGRQYLTTINMSEFQEKHTVSRLIGSPPGYVGYGEGGVLTEAIRQKPYSVVLLDEVEKAHPDVLNLFYQAFDKGEMADGEGRLIDCKNILFFLTSNLGYQVIVEHAEDPEVMQEALYPVLADFFKPALLARMEVIPWLPLSKETITIIIAAKLARLDSVLRSRFGAEVEITQAVTDEIMQRVTRGENGARMLESIIDGEMLPPLSLLLLQKMAANTAIARIQVSVKDGTFTADIEDADMPDTVSEGAL; encoded by the coding sequence ATGATTCAAATTGATTTGCCGACGCTGGTTAAACGTCTTAATACTTTCACCAAACAGGCGCTGGAGATGGCGGCGGCTGAGTGTATGAGTCAACAGGCAAGCGAAATTACCGTGAGCCATGTATTACTGCAGATGCTTGCTATTCCGCGTAGCGATCTTCGTGTCATTACTGAGCAGGCGGATATCGCCATAGATGTGCTGCGCCAGGCGCTGACGGTAGAAAACTATACCACCACTCGACAGGTGGACGCTTACCCGGCGTTTTCCCCTCTGCTGGTCGAATGGCTGAAAGATGCATGGTTGCTGGCTTCAGCAGAAATGCAGATGACGGATCTCCGCGGGGGCGTCCTGCTGTTGGCGCTTCTGCACACTCCACATCGTTATGTGTCTTCGCAGGCGGCAAGACTTCTGACAGCCATTAACCGCGATCGCCTGCAGCAGGATTTTAGCCAATGGACACAGACGTCGGCAGAATCTGTTGTACTGAATGAGGACGAGCATCCTTCTGCGATGACCACGCAGGGTGATGACAGCTTGCTTGCCCGTTATGCGAAAAACATGACTGCCGATGCGCGCCACGGCAGGCTTGATCCTGTTTTGTGCCGTGATAATGAAATTGACCTGATGATTGATATTCTCTGCCGTCGTCGCAAAAATAATCCGGTGGTGGTTGGTGAGGCCGGTGTTGGGAAAAGTGCGTTAATTGAAGGGCTTGCGTTGCGAATCATCGCGGGCAGGGTGCCGGATAAACTGCGTAACACTGACATTATGACTCTGGACTTAGGGGCATTACAGGCCGGCGCATCGGTGAAAGGTGAGTTTGAAAAACGCTTTAAGGGACTGATGGCGGAGGTGATTCAGTCACCCAAACCCATCATTTTATTTATCGACGAAGCGCATACGCTGATTGGTGCGGGTAATCAGCAGGGCGGCCTGGATGTTTCGAATCTGCTGAAACCGGCGCTGGCTCGCGGTGAGCTGAAAACTATTGCCGCCACGACATGGAGTGAATACAAAAAGTATTTCGAGAAAGATGCTGCCCTGTCGCGCCGTTTCCAGCTCGTGAAGGTGAGCGAACCGAACGCAGCGGAGGCAACCATCATTCTGCGCGGTCTTTCGTCCGTTTATGAACAATCCCATGGTGTGCTAATCGATGATGATGCCTTACAGGCCGCCGCAACGCTGAGTGAACGTTATCTTTCCGGTCGTCAGTTACCGGACAAAGCGATTGATGTGCTGGATACGGCCTGCGCCCGTGTCGCAATTAACCTCTCTTCACCACCGAAGCAAATTTCGGCGCTGACCACCGAGTGTCATCAATTCAAAGCGGAAATTCATCAGCTTGAACGCGAGATGCGCATCGGATTACGTACCGATGCATCACGGCTGGAAAAGATTCACGAACAGTATGAATCGACACGAATGGCGTTACAGATGCTGGAAGATACCTGGCATCAGCAGCAATCTCTGGTGCAGGAAATCATTGCATTACGCAAGACGCTGTTGAGTGATACAGAAGGCGCGTCAAATATCGCTACTTCCGAACAGCTGGCGACGCTTACCGCACAACTTAATGCGTTACATGATGAACAGCGCCTGGTCTCGCCGCATGTAGACAAAAAGCAAATCGCTGCGGTGATCGCTGAATGGACCGGTGTGCCGCTCAATCGCCTGTCGCAAAACGAAATGTCGGTGATTACTGATCTGCCTCAGTGGTTGGGCGCAACGATCAAAGGCCAGGCACTGGCGATTAGCCACCTCCATAAACATCTGCTGACTGCCCGGGCTGATTTGCGCCGACCAGGACGTCCGCTAGGCGCATTCCTGTTGGTGGGACCAAGCGGTGTAGGAAAAACCGAAACCGTGCTGCAACTGGCGGACTTACTCTACGGAGGGCGGCAGTATCTTACCACTATCAACATGTCGGAATTTCAGGAGAAGCATACCGTTTCTCGACTAATCGGTTCTCCGCCAGGCTATGTTGGCTACGGCGAGGGGGGCGTGCTGACCGAGGCCATTCGGCAGAAACCGTATTCAGTGGTATTGCTTGATGAAGTAGAGAAAGCGCATCCGGATGTGCTCAATTTGTTTTATCAGGCATTCGACAAAGGCGAAATGGCGGATGGTGAAGGCCGTCTGATTGACTGCAAAAATATTCTTTTTTTCCTCACCTCTAATCTCGGGTATCAGGTCATTGTTGAACATGCGGAGGATCCGGAGGTCATGCAGGAAGCATTGTATCCGGTTCTGGCTGACTTCTTTAAACCCGCGCTGCTGGCTCGTATGGAGGTAATCCCCTGGCTGCCGCTATCGAAGGAGACCATCACCATCATCATTGCGGCGAAGCTGGCTCGCCTGGATAGCGTATTGCGCTCCCGTTTTGGTGCCGAGGTTGAAATAACGCAGGCAGTAACAGATGAAATCATGCAGCGAGTCACGCGTGGCGAGAATGGCGCCCGCATGCTGGAGTCGATCATCGACGGTGAAATGTTGCCGCCGCTGTCGCTTTTGCTATTGCAGAAAATGGCGGCTAATACGGCCATTGCCCGAATCCAGGTATCTGTAAAAGACGGTACGTTTACGGCGGATATCGAAGATGCTGATATGCCAGACACGGTGAGTGAAGGCGCGTTATGA
- the vasI gene encoding type VI secretion system-associated protein VasI, translated as MNNAIRWLLSMLLITTAVFAGNAPPVEPDGQATLQAMSICRTEAAALERLTCYDHVLTPEQENDFDGALIKARYSGEAWQRAVEQEKQRTGDTTTLLVTQTEGERPVVVITTPAIGNLPPRPVLMFSCVDNITRMQVALMQARKENDIPVILNVDGRQFRSRWFVRENGMLLESSRGLAGIDEIKQLFGAKVFTVDLGTEGAAGKLTFMIDGLAQAITPLRETCHWAGE; from the coding sequence ATGAATAATGCCATTCGCTGGTTGCTCAGCATGCTATTGATAACAACCGCGGTATTCGCCGGGAATGCGCCACCCGTTGAACCAGACGGGCAGGCGACGTTACAAGCCATGAGCATCTGCCGGACAGAGGCTGCTGCGCTGGAGCGCCTTACTTGCTATGACCATGTTCTTACCCCTGAGCAAGAGAACGATTTTGACGGCGCACTGATTAAAGCTCGTTATTCAGGTGAAGCATGGCAACGGGCTGTTGAACAGGAGAAACAACGAACCGGCGACACCACCACGCTACTGGTCACGCAGACGGAAGGGGAACGTCCCGTCGTGGTGATCACCACTCCAGCCATTGGCAACCTGCCGCCGCGTCCTGTGTTGATGTTCAGTTGCGTCGACAATATTACTCGTATGCAGGTAGCGCTGATGCAGGCACGTAAAGAAAACGATATTCCCGTGATACTGAATGTCGATGGCCGGCAATTCCGCAGCCGTTGGTTTGTCCGAGAAAACGGCATGCTTCTGGAATCCAGTCGTGGGTTAGCTGGTATTGATGAGATCAAACAACTTTTCGGTGCAAAGGTATTCACGGTTGATCTGGGTACTGAAGGTGCTGCCGGTAAGCTGACTTTTATGATCGACGGGCTGGCTCAGGCGATTACACCGCTTCGGGAAACCTGCCACTGGGCCGGGGAATAA
- the tssA gene encoding type VI secretion system protein TssA: MDLRNPDTWISHLLETLPEAKQSCALSDDNPHWEFIESEIVKLGSLAHNQLDLPELQRRGLQLFASESKDLRLLVHLLRTLQHTGDHLLAVGLLTLYVEHFWLTAWPQNATQKKRFADQILKRFEKGIDGFAVVANAKQRDALLGELARLAQLWQTHDAPSLAQAADELAILYRRAFQEAVQATVSGPVTTTPVAAQPGAPTTTAPTVCVNRHDDKAWRETLLKVAEILCERQPESPQGYRLRRHALWQSITSTPQSETDGRTSLAAVSADMAAEYQNRLNNADITLWQQVEQSLLWAPYWLDGHHLSARIAQQLGYPDVADAIRDETSRFLQRLPGLSALKFSDRTFFINDTTRQWLESIPVVTPVTANLSANEDTRLVWQCFEEQGLEAALHLLEQQPEGDLRTRFYREWLEAQMLETAGMKQLARQHYGTLHQSACHISLAEWEPALLQHLEEQIKE, encoded by the coding sequence ATGGATCTACGTAACCCTGATACCTGGATTTCACATCTGCTTGAAACGCTGCCGGAAGCGAAACAATCCTGCGCGCTGAGTGATGACAATCCCCACTGGGAGTTTATCGAGAGTGAAATCGTTAAGCTGGGGTCACTCGCGCATAATCAACTTGATTTGCCTGAGCTTCAGCGGCGTGGGCTACAGCTTTTTGCTTCAGAAAGTAAGGATTTGCGTCTGCTGGTGCATCTGCTGCGCACTCTACAGCACACCGGCGATCATCTTCTGGCAGTCGGGCTTCTGACGTTGTATGTCGAACATTTCTGGCTGACCGCCTGGCCGCAGAATGCAACACAGAAGAAGCGGTTTGCTGATCAGATACTGAAGCGTTTTGAGAAGGGAATTGACGGGTTCGCTGTTGTTGCGAATGCAAAGCAGCGGGACGCATTGCTGGGTGAACTCGCCAGGCTGGCGCAGCTCTGGCAAACACACGATGCGCCATCGCTGGCGCAAGCAGCTGATGAGCTGGCGATATTGTATCGGCGCGCTTTTCAGGAAGCAGTACAGGCAACAGTATCGGGGCCAGTAACAACAACGCCTGTTGCAGCGCAGCCAGGTGCTCCCACCACAACCGCTCCGACAGTGTGTGTTAATCGCCACGATGATAAAGCCTGGCGCGAGACCTTATTGAAGGTGGCGGAAATTCTTTGCGAACGCCAGCCGGAGTCACCGCAGGGGTATCGCTTGCGCCGTCATGCACTGTGGCAATCCATTACCAGCACACCACAATCTGAAACCGATGGCCGCACTTCGCTGGCGGCGGTTTCCGCCGACATGGCCGCAGAGTACCAGAATCGGTTAAACAATGCCGATATCACACTCTGGCAGCAGGTGGAACAGAGCCTGTTGTGGGCTCCGTATTGGCTCGATGGCCATCATCTCTCAGCCCGTATCGCACAACAACTTGGATATCCTGATGTTGCAGACGCCATCCGTGATGAAACGAGCCGCTTCCTGCAACGTCTGCCAGGTTTGTCTGCATTGAAATTCAGTGATCGCACTTTTTTTATTAATGATACCACCCGGCAGTGGCTGGAGAGCATTCCTGTTGTAACACCGGTAACGGCCAATCTCTCAGCGAACGAAGATACCCGTCTGGTCTGGCAGTGTTTCGAAGAGCAGGGGCTGGAAGCAGCGTTGCATTTACTGGAACAGCAGCCTGAGGGTGATCTGCGTACGCGGTTTTATCGTGAATGGCTGGAAGCTCAAATGCTTGAGACCGCCGGAATGAAACAGCTGGCACGCCAGCATTACGGCACATTACACCAGTCGGCTTGCCACATTTCGCTGGCGGAGTGGGAGCCCGCATTGCTGCAACATCTGGAAGAACAGATCAAAGAATAA